From Buchnera aphidicola (Cinara tujafilina):
TTAGGTCCTAAATATTTTGCCATATTACACCTTTATTTAAATTTTTAAAAAATTATACACGACGCTTTTTTGGTGGACGACAACCATTATGAGGAATGGGTGTAATATCTGTAATATTTGTAATACGAAACCCAACAGTATTTAATGCTCTAATTGTAGACTCTCGTCCCGGACCAGGACCTTTTACCATAATTTCTAAATTTTTTATTCCATATTCTTTTACAATATCAGCGCATCTTTCGGCTGCAACTTGTGCTGCAAAAGGCGTTGATTTTCGCGATCCTCTAAACCCTGAACCGCCTGAAGTAGCCCAACCTAATGTATGACCTTGACGATCAGTAATTGTGACAATTGTATTATTAAATGATGCATGTATATGAGCGATACCATCAATAATTTGCCTTTTAACTCTTTTTTTAAATGTAATGTTTTTGTTTTTACCATTATTTAGTAACCCTATCTTCATTCATCTTTATTTTTTATTAATTTTCTAGGCCCTTTACATGTACGTGCATTCGTTTTAGTTCTTTGTCCACGTGCAGGAAGGTGTTTTCGATGACGTAAACCGCGATAACAACCAAGATCCATAAGTCTTTTAATACTCATTTTATTTTCACGACGTAAATCTCCTTCAACAACAAGTTTTGAAATAATTATACGTAATTTTTCAATTTCTTGATCATTTAATTTATTTACTTTAATATTTGGTGCTATATTAACTGCAAAACAAATTTTTCTAGAACGTGAAATTCCAATTCCATAAATTGAAGTTAATGCAATAGATAAATGTTTATGAATAGGAATATTAATACCAGCAATACGAGTCACTTATATTACTCCAAAAGTTAAAAATTGAATAATGTATATCTTATAATATATAAAACAATAAAAGTTATATAATAATCTATAAAATTAAAGTTACTTTAATAATATTTTATATAATAAAATAACTACCCTTGCCTTTGTTTATGTTTTGGGTAATTATTACAAATTACACGAATAACATTTTTACGTCGTACAATTTTACAATCACGACATATTTTTTTAACAGATGCCCTAACTTTCATATATAACTCCTAAAAATTACTATATCTTTTTATGTTTTTAAATATAAATGCGCTTTTTTTAAAACCGATTTATATTGAGTAGACATAATAAATGTTTGTACTTGAGTTATAAAATCTATTATAACAACAACTATAATTAATAAAGACGTTCCACCAAAATAAAATGGAACACATAAAAAATAACGCATGATTTCAGGTGTTAAACAAATAAAAACAGTATATATAGATCCAATTAATGTTAACCGTAATACTATTTTTTTAATATATTTAGATGTTTGTATTCCCGGGCGTATTCCAGGTAAAAAAGCACCAGATTTTTTTAAATTATCAGATGTATCGTTAACATTAAAAATTAAACCGGTATAAAAAAACAAAAAAATATAATCAAAAAATATAAAGAACAAAATATAAAAAATGATTAGGACGTAAAGATAATAAAAAACTAAAAAATTGTTTTTTTCATTACAAATATTATAAAAATAAGTAGCTATCATTGATGGAAATAAAATAATACTTGATGAAAAAATTACTGGAACAACTCCAGCCATATTTAATTTTAAAGGCAAATAACTACTATTTTTTGAATATGTATGACGATTTTGCTGTTGTCTGGCATAATAGACAATAATATTACGCTGACTTTGTTCTATTACAACAACTAAATAAATAATCAATACCATAATTATGGTCACTAATAAACAATAAAATACACTTAATCGATGTAAAAAAATATATTTAATTGTATTTGCTATTGATTTTGGTAAACCAGATAAAATACCAGAAAAAATAATTAAGGAAATACCATTACCTAACCCCTTTTCTGTAATTAATTCACCTAACCACATTAGAAAAATAGTCCCAGTTACTAAACTAATTACTGCAGGAAAATAAAATTCAAAGCCAGAAGCAATTATAATATTTTTCATTCCGGGTATATATGGTAAACCAATAATAACACTAAAAGATTGAATGCATGCTAAAAAAAAAGTAATAAACTTTGTGTACTGATTAATTTTATTTCGTCCAAGCTCACCTTCTTTTTTTAGCTCCTTCAAAAAATTACACGTTACAGTTAATAATTCAATTATAATAGATGCAGAGATATATGGCATGACACCTAATGCAAATATAGATGCCCTACTTAAAGAACCTCCAGAAAATAAATTAAAAATTTCTAAAACAGAATTATGCTTCTGAATTAAAAATTGTTGTAATACGTCAACATTAATTCCAGGAATTGGAATAAATGATCCTATTCGAAATATTAAAATTGCTCCAATTAAAAACCAAATTCTATTTTTTAAATTATTTATATTTTCCATTTTATTTTTTCTATAAAAATATATAGTATTATATATAATATTGTTGCGTTATTTAATGCAACCACCTGCAGATTCAATGATAATACGAGCACCTTTTGTTACTTTTAAACCTGAAATAGATATTGGTGAAAAAATATTTCCAGAATAAATAATTTTAACAAATTTTATTGTTTTTTTTGATAATATTAAATTTTTTAAAACATCTAATGTAATATCAATTTTTTCTTTAATTTTTAAGAGTTCTGATGTTCTGACTTCAGCAGTAATTCTTTGTTTTTTAGATATAAATCCAAATTTTGGTATTCGTCTATATAATGGTGTTTGCCCTCCTTCAAAACCACGACGAACTTTTCCTCCTGCTCTAGATTTTTGTCCTTTATGACCACGACCTCCCGTTTTTCCAAATCCAGAACCTATTCCACGGCAAATTCTTTTTTTTTGTTTACGATTATTTAACGATAAAGATAAAGTATTTAGATACATCTTTTTTCCTTCTCTTTTATTTGAATCATATAATAAACTTTTTTTATCATCCCTCTAATAGAAGGAGTATCTTCACGAATTACAATATCACCAATATAACGCAAACCTAAACCTTTAATTGTAGATTTATGTTTAGGAATCCTTCCAATTATACTTTTGATTTGTTTAATAATTATTTGTTTCATATATTTACTCTTTTTTTATAAAAATAATTTAATTGGTTTATTTCTTTTGCGCGAAATAATTTCTGGAGATCGAATTTTTTTTAATCCATTTATCGTTGCTCGCACAACATTAATAGGATTGGTTGAACCATATATTTTAGCTAAAATATCATGTATACCTACAACATCTAAAATAAAACGCATAGCACCTCCCGCAATAATTCCTGTCCCCTCAGATGCTGGTTTCATAAACACCTTTGAACTAGTATGAATACCTATCACAGAATGTTGTATCGTTTTTTTAAACAAAGGTATTTGAATCATATTTTTTCTTGCCTGTTCCATAGCTTTTTGAATAGCAGAAGGCACTTCACGTGCTTTTCCATAACCAAAACCAACTCTACCATTACTATTGCCTACTACGGTTAATGCTGTAAAAGAAAATATTCGCCCTCCTTTTACTGTTTTAGAAACTCGATTTACTGCAATTAATTTTTCCTTTAATTCACTATGTAATCCTTTTGTTTCAAAATTCATATATATAAAATCCTTATACTTAAAATATTAAGCCGAATGAACGAGCTGATTCAGCTAATGATTTAATGCGACCATGATATTTAAAACCAGAACGGTCAAAAGAAACTTTTTTAATTCCTTTTAATAAAGCACGTTTAGCAATTAATTCACCTACTAAACGTGCAGATATTTTATTTCCAGTATATATTTTTGCTATATTAAAATGATTTTTTTCTAAAGTTGACGCACACGTTATTACTCTTGCATTTTCATTCGAAATAATTTGTGCATATATATGCTTAGAGCTACGATGAATAATTAAACGAAAAAGCGATTTTAATTGAATTTTTTTTCTTAATTTCATATAACGCCGCATACGTGAAGAATTTTTATTCACCTGACCTTTCATATTATTTCTTTTTTGCCTCTTTAATTATTACTTTTTCATGAAAATAACGAATTCCTTTACCTTTATAGGGTTCTGGAACACGATATGCTCTTATATTAGCAGCAACCTGTCCTACTAATTGTTTATTTACACCGGTTAAAGAAAGTTCCGTATTAGATAACACATCTACCGTAATATATTTTGGTAAATAATATATAATAGGATGCGAGAAACCGAGAAATAATTTTAATATGTTAGTATGCTCTAAAGTTACACGATAACCTACACCAAATAACTGTAATTTTTTAGTATACCCATTTGTAACTCCAAAAATCATATTTTGTAAAATTGAACGACATGTACCTGCTTGCATCCAACCATACGATTCTGATATATGATTATGAGTAACAAATAACATATTTTTTTTATAATTTATTTTAATACATTTATGTATACGATATTTTAATAATCCTAAATGACCTGTAATAGTAATTACAGGTATATCGCTCAAAGATATTGAAATAGATTTAGGTATATTAATAGGTAATTTTGCGACTCGAGACATACTTTAACTCTCCAAATAATTTATATTATTCCACATAACATATTATTTCTCCGCCTAAATTTTTTATACGTGCAACACGATCTGTTAAAATACCACATGATGTAGATATAATAGCAATACCTAAACCTTGCATAATAAGCGGAAGATCTTTTTTTTTACAATATTGACGTAACCCTGGCCGACTAACTCGCGAAATATTTTCAATAACCGGTTTACCTTTAAAATATTTTAATACTATTTCTAAAACTTGATATGTCTTTTTATAAATATGATAATTTATAATATATCCTTCGCTTTTTAATACTTTAGTAATATTTTTTTTTAATTTAGAAAATGGTATAGTAATAGAAATTTTATTTGCGCGTTGTCCATTACGAATACATGTAATCATATCTGATATTGGATCTTGAATACTCATAAATATATTTCTCACTTCTATAAATAGAACAATATTTTTAAAAGACAACTACCAACTAGCTTTTGTTAACCCTGGAATTTCTCCTCTCATTGCTGATTCTCTTACTTTCATACGACTTAAACCAAATTTACGGAGAAATGCATGAGGACGTCCAGTTTGTCGACAGCGATTTCGTTGTCTGGAAGGACTTGAATCTCTTGGTAAAGTCTGTAATTTTAACATGGCATTCCAACGGTCTTTTT
This genomic window contains:
- the rpsK gene encoding 30S ribosomal protein S11, yielding MKIGLLNNGKNKNITFKKRVKRQIIDGIAHIHASFNNTIVTITDRQGHTLGWATSGGSGFRGSRKSTPFAAQVAAERCADIVKEYGIKNLEIMVKGPGPGRESTIRALNTVGFRITNITDITPIPHNGCRPPKKRRV
- the rpsM gene encoding 30S ribosomal protein S13 produces the protein MTRIAGINIPIHKHLSIALTSIYGIGISRSRKICFAVNIAPNIKVNKLNDQEIEKLRIIISKLVVEGDLRRENKMSIKRLMDLGCYRGLRHRKHLPARGQRTKTNARTCKGPRKLIKNKDE
- the rpmJ gene encoding 50S ribosomal protein L36; this translates as MKVRASVKKICRDCKIVRRKNVIRVICNNYPKHKQRQG
- the secY gene encoding preprotein translocase subunit SecY — protein: MENINNLKNRIWFLIGAILIFRIGSFIPIPGINVDVLQQFLIQKHNSVLEIFNLFSGGSLSRASIFALGVMPYISASIIIELLTVTCNFLKELKKEGELGRNKINQYTKFITFFLACIQSFSVIIGLPYIPGMKNIIIASGFEFYFPAVISLVTGTIFLMWLGELITEKGLGNGISLIIFSGILSGLPKSIANTIKYIFLHRLSVFYCLLVTIIMVLIIYLVVVIEQSQRNIIVYYARQQQNRHTYSKNSSYLPLKLNMAGVVPVIFSSSIILFPSMIATYFYNICNEKNNFLVFYYLYVLIIFYILFFIFFDYIFLFFYTGLIFNVNDTSDNLKKSGAFLPGIRPGIQTSKYIKKIVLRLTLIGSIYTVFICLTPEIMRYFLCVPFYFGGTSLLIIVVVIIDFITQVQTFIMSTQYKSVLKKAHLYLKT
- the rplO gene encoding 50S ribosomal protein L15, whose protein sequence is MYLNTLSLSLNNRKQKKRICRGIGSGFGKTGGRGHKGQKSRAGGKVRRGFEGGQTPLYRRIPKFGFISKKQRITAEVRTSELLKIKEKIDITLDVLKNLILSKKTIKFVKIIYSGNIFSPISISGLKVTKGARIIIESAGGCIK
- the rpmD gene encoding 50S ribosomal subunit protein L30, with the translated sequence MKQIIIKQIKSIIGRIPKHKSTIKGLGLRYIGDIVIREDTPSIRGMIKKVYYMIQIKEKEKRCI
- the rpsE gene encoding 30S ribosomal protein S5; protein product: MNFETKGLHSELKEKLIAVNRVSKTVKGGRIFSFTALTVVGNSNGRVGFGYGKAREVPSAIQKAMEQARKNMIQIPLFKKTIQHSVIGIHTSSKVFMKPASEGTGIIAGGAMRFILDVVGIHDILAKIYGSTNPINVVRATINGLKKIRSPEIISRKRNKPIKLFL
- the rplR gene encoding 50S ribosomal protein L18 encodes the protein MKGQVNKNSSRMRRYMKLRKKIQLKSLFRLIIHRSSKHIYAQIISNENARVITCASTLEKNHFNIAKIYTGNKISARLVGELIAKRALLKGIKKVSFDRSGFKYHGRIKSLAESARSFGLIF
- the rplF gene encoding 50S ribosomal protein L6; the protein is MSRVAKLPINIPKSISISLSDIPVITITGHLGLLKYRIHKCIKINYKKNMLFVTHNHISESYGWMQAGTCRSILQNMIFGVTNGYTKKLQLFGVGYRVTLEHTNILKLFLGFSHPIIYYLPKYITVDVLSNTELSLTGVNKQLVGQVAANIRAYRVPEPYKGKGIRYFHEKVIIKEAKKK
- the rpsH gene encoding 30S ribosomal protein S8 → MSIQDPISDMITCIRNGQRANKISITIPFSKLKKNITKVLKSEGYIINYHIYKKTYQVLEIVLKYFKGKPVIENISRVSRPGLRQYCKKKDLPLIMQGLGIAIISTSCGILTDRVARIKNLGGEIICYVE
- the rpsN gene encoding 30S ribosomal protein S14 — translated: MAKQSMKAREVKRIKLALKFYVLRCKLKKIICNQSILEKDRWNAMLKLQTLPRDSSPSRQRNRCRQTGRPHAFLRKFGLSRMKVRESAMRGEIPGLTKASW